The Periplaneta americana isolate PAMFEO1 chromosome 2, P.americana_PAMFEO1_priV1, whole genome shotgun sequence genome has a window encoding:
- the TRAM gene encoding translocating chain-associated membrane protein 1: protein MALKGRKSSSKNPPIFSHEFVIQNHADIVSCIAMVFVIGLMVQVTSPFAYMFIAVHHNVTSEQQDLSTSEAPETIRYTYGWKDVCAVFFYFLICIVMHAIIQEYVLDKISRKLHLSKVKHSKFNESGQLLIFYLMSVLWGGDVIFRENYVLNISSLWEGYPHDEMVFMFKFFFIVQLSYWLHCYPELYFQKTKREEMGARITYATLGLIYVLGAYLLNFSRVGICLLVLHYISEALFHAARLIYFLDKAENGSKAGYLIANVFFVLVRLGSIILSVLTFWYGLSLSENQGFDIDSGNFNTQVTRIGALTTVCLLQAWMMWNFITFQLKRMREQAPVQPVARKPKQEKKAASKKRKEEHKRNVEDDELPEVDQNTKKSLRSRAAAGKAK, encoded by the exons ATGGCATTGAAAGGCAGAAAATCTTCCAGCAAAAATCCGCCCATATTCAGTCACGAATTTGTTATTCAAAACCATGCAGATATTGTCTCATGTATTGCCATGGTATTTGTGATTGGACTTATGGTCCAG GTAACATCACCGTTTGCTTATATGTTCATTGCTGTTCATCACAACGTGACTAGTGAGCAGCAGGATCTTTCAACTAGTGAAGCACCAGAAACAATACGTTACACATATGGCTGGAAAGATGTGTGTGCTGTATTCTTTTACTTCCTTATTTGCATTGTTATGCATGCCATCATCCAGGAATATGTTCTTGAT AAAATCAGTCGTAAGCTGCATCTGTCCAAGGTGAAGCACAGCAAGTTTAATGAGTCCGGACAACTTCTCATCTTTTATTTAATGTCAGTTCTGTGGGGTGGAGATGTCATATTCAG GGAAAACTACGTGTTGAATATTTCATCATTATGGGAAGGCTATCCACACGATGAAATGGTATTCATGTTCAAATTCTTTTTTATTGTCCAACTTTCATATTGGCTGCATTGCTACCCAGAACTGTACTTTCAAAAGACCAAGCGTGAAGAAATGGGGGCACGCATAACTTACGCAACTCTTGGATTAATATACGTCCTCGGTGCTTATCTCCTCAA CTTCTCCCGAGTTGGTATTTGTCTTCTGGTTCTACATTACATATCAGAAGCTTTATTCCATGCTGCAAGACTCATCTATTTCCTTGACAAGGCCGAAAATGGAAGTAAAG CTGGATACCTGATAGCAAACGTGTTTTTCGTCTTGGTTCGTCTGGGATCCATTATTCTGTCAGTTCTTACCTTCTGGTATGGCTTGTCTCTAAGCGAAAATCAAGGATTTGACATTGATAGCGGAAATTTCAACACTCAAGTTACTAG AATAGGGGCCCTGACAACAGTATGTCTGCTTCAAGCCTGGATGATGTGGAACTTCATTACATTCCAGTTGAAGAGAATGAGGGAACAGGCACCTGTACAACCTGTTGCTCGCAAACCAAAACAAGAGAAGAAGGCTGCATCcaaaaagaggaaggaagaac ACAAACGAAATGTAGAAGATGATGAACTACCAGAGGTTGATCAGAACACTAAGAAGTCCCTGCGATCTCGAGCTGCTGCAGGGAAAGCAAAGTGA